The DNA region CGGTGCGGTAGGGGGCCTGCCCGCCGGCGTGGCCCAGCAGTGCCTGCACACCGGCCCCCGTGAGCGGCCCGAATGCCGTGCCCGTGATGAATGGCCCACCGGCTGACGGGGCGCTGCCGGCCGTACCTGTGCCCTGCCGGAGCGGCTGCGTCAGGGCGTACTCCTGCGGATTCAGGCGGGCGAGGTTCACCTGCTCCGTGAGCTCCGCCTGGATGTTCCGGCAGTCCCCGGCCGGATCACGGCTGGCGCGGCTGAGCTCCGCGTACAGCTGCGCCCGGCGGTCCTCCACGACGCGGCGCAGCTGCGGCAGCTGGGCGGCCGCGTGCTGCTGCAGGTAGGCCTCGATGCCCGGCAGGCCGAACGCGGCCCGCCACGCGGCGTACCCCTGCTCGGTCGCAGCCCTCTGCGCCGGCACTTCCTTTAGGCACCAGTCGCGTGCCACCGCGCCCACCTGTGCGGTGGCGTACAGGGTGGCCGCCGCGCGCAGCAGGGCCGGGTCGGGGGCCTGCCCCCGGGCCGTGGGAAGGCTGCACGCGGTCAGCACGAGCAGGGCGGTGCGGGCGGCCGGGAACGGGTGGCGCATGGGAACCTCGGAGGAAAACGCAGGAGAGAAAGAGGGTCGCGGTGGGTTCACCCGCAGGATACGCGCCCGGCCCGCTCCGCCGGGGCGCACCTGCCGGCCGGTCAGAACACCACGGTCTTGTTGCCATGCACCAGCACGCGGTCCTCGGCGTGGGCCTTCACGGCGCGGGCCAGCACCTGGCGTTCCACGTCGCGGCCCAGGCGCATCAGGCTCTCGGGCGTCTCGCGGTGCGTGACCGGAATGACGTCCTGCGCGATGATCGGCCCGGCGTCGAGTTCCTCGGTGACGTAGTGGCTGGTCGCGCCGATCAGTTTGACGCCCCGGTCGAAGGCCGCGCGGTACGGGTTCGCGCCGACGAAGGCCGGCAGGAAGCTGTGGTGAATGTTGATCACGGGTCGCGCCAGGGCGTGCAGGAAGTCCCCGGACAGGATCTGCATGTACCGCGCCAGCACCGCGAAGTCCACGCTGGCCTCGTGCATCAGGCGGATCTGCTCGGCCTCGGCCTCGGCCTTGTTGGCCTTCGTGACCGGGATGACGTGGTACGGAATGCCGAACATCTCCGCGTCCCGGCGCAGGTCCTCGTGGTTGCTGATCACCAGCGGAATCTCCACGTTCAGGTCGCCGCGCCGCACGCGCCACAGCAGGTCCAGAAAGCAGTGGTCGTACCGGCTGACCAGCACCGCCATGCGCTTGGGCCGCGTGGCGGCACTCAGGGTCCAATGCATGTCGAAGGGCCCCGCCACCGTCTCCGCGAACGCCCGCTCGAAGTCCGCCCAGGCGCCGGGCAGGCCCTCCAGGTGAAACTCCATGCGCATGAAGAACGTTCCGCCCTCGGGGTCGGTGCTGTGCTGATCGCTGTGGATGATGTTCGCGCCGTGTCGGTGCAGGCACTGCGACGTGGCAGCCACGATGCCCTGCCGGTCCGGGCAGGTGATCGTGAGGGTGGCGGTGTTCGGGGCGTCCGGCGCGGCCGTCATAGGGGCGGAGGATACTGCCGGGCGCGGTGCTAGCCTCGGGGGTGATGCAGACGAACACGCCCGCCCCCAACCTGATCGCGTACGACCCGGCCAAGCACGCCGAACTGCTCGCCAGCTACTGCCTCAGTGCCCAGCCGGGCGAGCGGCTGCTCGTCGCGGGCGGCCTGGGCAGCGTGCCCCTGATGCAGGAACTCACCCGAGCGCTGCTGCGCCGCGGCGCGCGCCCGGCCGTGCAGCTCAGCTACCCCGGGCAGGCCGAGGACTTCGCCGAGTTCGCCAGCGACGCCGTGCTCGACGCCCACCACCCCGCCGACCTCGCGGACGTGGAGGCCATGGACGGCAGCATGCGCCTTCTCACCCCGGAAGACGCCCGGGACGTGGACGCCGCCCGCCGCGCCCGGCACCTCAAGTCCCTGGCCCCCCTCGCCGCCGCCCGCGCCCGCAAGAAGTGGGGCCTGACCCTGTACCCCACCGCGCACGCCGCGCAGCAGGCCGGCATGACCGGGCCCGAATTCGACGATTTCGTCATGCGCGCCATGTTCCTCGACCGTCCCGACCCGGTCGCCGCCTGGGGCGAAATCCGCGAGATGCAGGCCCGCATCATCGAGCGCCTCACCCGCGCGGACGTCGTGCGCATCGAGGCGCCCGGCACCGACCTGACCCTGCGCGTCGGCGGGAGAAGCTGGGCGAACAGCGACGGGAAACGCAACATGCCCAGCGGCGAGGTCTTCACCGGCCCCCTGGAAGACAGCGCCGAGGGCTTCGTGACCTTCACCATTCCCGCCAGTTACCAGGGCCGCATGGTGCGCGGCGCCCGCCTGGAATTCCGCGCCGGCGAGGTCGTGAACGCCACCGCCGACGAGGGAGAGGACGTCCTGCTCGCCGCCCTGAACACCGACGCCGGCGCCCGCCGCCTGGGAGAACTGGGCATCGGCACGAACTTCGGCATTCAGCACCCCACCGGGAACATCCTGTTCGACGAGAAGATCGGCGGCACCGTGCACCTCGCCCTGGGCAAAAGCTACCC from Deinococcus ficus includes:
- the purU gene encoding formyltetrahydrofolate deformylase, whose product is MTAAPDAPNTATLTITCPDRQGIVAATSQCLHRHGANIIHSDQHSTDPEGGTFFMRMEFHLEGLPGAWADFERAFAETVAGPFDMHWTLSAATRPKRMAVLVSRYDHCFLDLLWRVRRGDLNVEIPLVISNHEDLRRDAEMFGIPYHVIPVTKANKAEAEAEQIRLMHEASVDFAVLARYMQILSGDFLHALARPVINIHHSFLPAFVGANPYRAAFDRGVKLIGATSHYVTEELDAGPIIAQDVIPVTHRETPESLMRLGRDVERQVLARAVKAHAEDRVLVHGNKTVVF
- a CDS encoding aminopeptidase; the protein is MQTNTPAPNLIAYDPAKHAELLASYCLSAQPGERLLVAGGLGSVPLMQELTRALLRRGARPAVQLSYPGQAEDFAEFASDAVLDAHHPADLADVEAMDGSMRLLTPEDARDVDAARRARHLKSLAPLAAARARKKWGLTLYPTAHAAQQAGMTGPEFDDFVMRAMFLDRPDPVAAWGEIREMQARIIERLTRADVVRIEAPGTDLTLRVGGRSWANSDGKRNMPSGEVFTGPLEDSAEGFVTFTIPASYQGRMVRGARLEFRAGEVVNATADEGEDVLLAALNTDAGARRLGELGIGTNFGIQHPTGNILFDEKIGGTVHLALGKSYPETGGLNASAIHWDLITDLRTGGRLSLDGEVVQENGVFRI